In Catenulispora sp. MAP5-51, a genomic segment contains:
- a CDS encoding Ig-like domain repeat protein produces MSARTRGLVAVGSALLSGMALPAAAAPPVAALARAVSVPAQGADPSQTFTFTGAAQNLTVPAGSVVTITADGAGGADDTGTSCSVTGTGGTGAHVVTTLPTTTAATTFTIDVGGTGGKGCNGTGTGGAGGFNGGASGGNIPVTGFKGEGPGGGGASSVSTGGTFLVVAGGGGAAGGTGGSAAGGNGGSGGTSDATGGTTGNAAGQGSPGQGGGGGSTSTTTAGASGAGGTAAPCSVTGGGQGNGFSGATVGTGGAGGSYFGGCAATETGAGGGGGGGYFAGGGGGSGSVNSTGTLGSGGGGGGGSSFATASGTGTSFAHSTVGTANNNGQVTISYVLPATSTSVTSTPNPSSFGQPVTLTATVTGTYNPTGTVTFTTGTATLCANAALNNSGIATCTTSALPVGNDTVTATYSGDMNNASSFGSTGQTVNTSTTVLTAAPATATLIRGGIGGVQVSGLSATLTDKATGAPIAGQTITFTGRAGNLPLCTAVTNANGIASCTATFNKGYAGNILAVDNLVIFGYTATYTATPGFTSSTANARVTLGTA; encoded by the coding sequence ATGAGTGCTCGTACCCGTGGACTGGTCGCGGTCGGCAGCGCGCTGCTGTCCGGTATGGCGTTGCCGGCTGCCGCGGCTCCACCCGTCGCCGCGCTGGCCAGGGCCGTATCAGTGCCGGCGCAGGGGGCTGATCCGTCGCAGACCTTCACCTTCACCGGAGCTGCGCAGAACCTGACGGTTCCGGCGGGGTCGGTGGTCACGATCACCGCGGACGGGGCCGGCGGCGCCGACGACACCGGCACCTCCTGTTCCGTCACGGGGACGGGCGGGACGGGAGCGCACGTCGTCACCACTCTGCCGACAACCACCGCGGCGACGACCTTCACCATCGACGTCGGAGGGACCGGCGGCAAGGGCTGCAACGGCACCGGGACGGGAGGTGCCGGCGGTTTCAACGGCGGCGCCTCGGGCGGAAACATCCCGGTCACCGGTTTCAAGGGGGAAGGCCCGGGCGGAGGCGGGGCCTCGAGCGTCAGTACCGGTGGCACCTTCCTGGTGGTCGCCGGGGGCGGTGGTGCCGCCGGCGGCACCGGCGGGAGCGCTGCGGGCGGCAACGGAGGCAGCGGCGGGACGTCGGACGCCACCGGCGGTACCACAGGAAACGCCGCCGGCCAAGGATCGCCGGGGCAGGGCGGGGGCGGCGGCAGCACCAGCACCACCACCGCGGGTGCCAGCGGGGCAGGCGGCACCGCTGCACCGTGCAGCGTCACGGGCGGCGGGCAGGGCAACGGGTTCTCAGGCGCCACGGTCGGTACCGGCGGCGCCGGGGGCAGCTACTTCGGCGGCTGCGCCGCCACCGAGACGGGTGCCGGCGGCGGAGGCGGAGGCGGGTACTTCGCCGGCGGAGGTGGCGGCAGCGGCTCGGTCAACAGCACGGGCACCTTGGGGAGCGGAGGCGGCGGCGGTGGGGGCAGCAGCTTCGCCACCGCTTCGGGAACCGGCACCAGCTTCGCGCACTCGACGGTCGGGACCGCGAACAACAACGGCCAGGTGACCATCTCCTACGTGCTCCCGGCCACCAGCACGAGCGTGACCTCGACCCCGAACCCCTCGTCCTTCGGCCAGCCGGTGACACTGACCGCGACAGTGACCGGTACCTACAACCCGACCGGCACGGTCACCTTCACCACTGGCACCGCCACGCTGTGCGCCAACGCGGCACTCAACAACAGCGGCATCGCGACCTGCACCACCAGCGCGCTGCCGGTCGGCAACGACACGGTGACCGCGACCTACAGCGGCGATATGAACAACGCCTCAAGCTTCGGCAGCACAGGGCAGACCGTGAACACCAGCACCACGGTGCTGACCGCCGCTCCCGCCACCGCCACCCTGATCCGCGGCGGCATCGGCGGCGTGCAGGTCTCCGGCCTGTCCGCCACCCTGACCGACAAGGCCACCGGAGCACCGATCGCCGGGCAGACCATCACCTTCACCGGTCGGGCGGGCAACCTGCCGCTGTGCACCGCCGTCACCAACGCCAACGGCATCGCCAGTTGCACCGCGACCTTCAACAAGGGGTATGCCGGCAACATCCTGGCCGTCGACAACCTCGTCATCTTCGGCTACACCGCCACCTACACGGCCACCCCCGGCTTCACCAGTTCCACGGCCAACGCCCGCGTCACACTCGGCACAGCCTGA
- a CDS encoding nucleotidyltransferase domain-containing protein, translating into MSEPPAEGRIDLSPADIEALDERWARAWSPTEITRRLADAEAPWYVAGGWALDLFRGRQTRRHADLEIAIPAAEFGAISGLFPGYVFDGVGQNCLWPDASAEVLAATHQTWLRDPSSGDYVVDVMREPHEGDTWICRHDPTIRLPYSEIICRTADGIPYLRPELALLFKAKHARPKDQADFDGALPELSPAQRERLAELIGHVYPDHAWLALL; encoded by the coding sequence ATGAGCGAACCCCCGGCCGAAGGCCGCATCGACCTGTCCCCCGCCGACATCGAAGCCCTCGACGAACGGTGGGCCCGCGCATGGTCCCCGACCGAGATCACCCGGCGGCTGGCCGACGCCGAGGCGCCCTGGTACGTCGCCGGGGGCTGGGCCCTGGACCTGTTCCGCGGCCGGCAGACCAGGCGCCACGCGGATCTGGAGATCGCGATTCCGGCGGCGGAGTTCGGCGCGATCAGCGGCCTGTTTCCCGGCTACGTGTTCGACGGGGTCGGCCAGAACTGCCTGTGGCCGGACGCCTCAGCCGAGGTCCTGGCCGCGACGCATCAGACGTGGCTGCGGGACCCGTCCAGCGGCGACTACGTCGTCGACGTGATGCGCGAGCCGCATGAGGGCGACACCTGGATCTGCCGGCACGACCCGACGATCCGGCTGCCGTATTCAGAGATCATCTGCCGCACCGCCGACGGCATCCCCTATCTGAGGCCTGAGCTGGCGCTGCTCTTCAAAGCCAAGCACGCACGGCCGAAGGACCAGGCGGACTTCGACGGCGCGCTGCCCGAACTGAGCCCGGCGCAGCGCGAGCGGCTGGCCGAGCTCATCGGTCACGTGTATCCGGACCACGCCTGGCTGGCCCTGCTGTAG
- a CDS encoding TetR/AcrR family transcriptional regulator produces the protein MSVPSLRARVRAETVEQIREIAKRHLAAEGANLSLRAVARDAGLVPSALYRYFPSRDALLTALITDAYTTLAADAKAAEAEVPRADLPGRLLALANGVRTWALANPAEYALIYGSPVPGYAAPPETTGPASEIVVTIVGILIDGAVQGLRPALPPRPLPEATHAELRALIDRVPGPVPKLAADMAPEAVIAMAFTLWTQLFGLVSFEVFGRLDGMIDAREAYFGHQVRVMADLAGLEKLSGTQGK, from the coding sequence ATGTCGGTGCCATCACTGCGTGCCCGGGTAAGGGCCGAGACGGTCGAGCAGATCCGGGAGATCGCCAAGCGGCATCTGGCCGCCGAGGGGGCGAACCTGTCGCTGCGGGCCGTGGCCAGGGACGCGGGCCTGGTCCCGTCGGCGCTGTACCGGTACTTCCCGAGCCGCGACGCGCTGCTGACCGCGCTGATCACCGACGCCTACACGACCCTGGCCGCCGACGCGAAGGCCGCCGAGGCGGAGGTGCCCCGCGCCGATCTGCCGGGACGGCTGCTGGCGCTGGCGAACGGCGTGCGCACGTGGGCGTTGGCGAACCCGGCCGAGTACGCGCTGATCTACGGCAGCCCGGTGCCCGGCTACGCGGCGCCGCCGGAGACGACCGGCCCGGCCTCCGAGATCGTGGTGACGATCGTCGGGATCCTCATCGACGGCGCCGTGCAGGGGCTGCGCCCGGCACTGCCGCCCCGGCCGCTGCCGGAGGCGACGCACGCGGAGCTGCGCGCGCTGATCGACCGGGTGCCCGGGCCGGTGCCGAAACTGGCGGCCGACATGGCCCCCGAGGCGGTGATCGCGATGGCGTTCACGCTCTGGACGCAGCTGTTCGGCCTGGTGTCGTTCGAGGTGTTCGGGCGGCTGGACGGCATGATCGACGCGCGCGAAGCGTATTTCGGGCATCAGGTGCGGGTGATGGCCGACCTCGCAGGGCTGGAAAAATTGTCGGGCACGCAAGGCAAGTGA
- a CDS encoding NAD-dependent epimerase/dehydratase family protein, protein MSTHVIVGAGPIGTATATLLADRGEHVRVITRRGTGPDHPGIERIAADASDAAALAEAGTGATALYNCANPPYNRWPLDWPPLAAAFLHAARTTGAVLITTGNLYVYGPPDGPMTEQHPLRPAGTKAGVRARMWEEALAAHEAGDLRTAEIRSSDYLGAGTQTLFSIAVLPKILAGKRAAVPADPDAPHTWTHVADVARMLVAVADDEHAWGRAWHTPSPAPASIRDLATAAARLAAKPEQPRLSALPAAMLWLGGLTDPIVREMRETQYQFRKPFVMDSTAATERFGIQPTPIEVGLKEMIAAPRVTAAR, encoded by the coding sequence ATGTCCACCCACGTCATAGTCGGTGCCGGCCCCATCGGCACGGCCACCGCCACCCTCCTCGCCGACCGCGGCGAGCACGTCCGCGTCATCACCCGTCGCGGCACCGGCCCCGACCATCCCGGCATCGAGCGCATCGCCGCCGACGCCTCGGACGCGGCGGCGCTCGCCGAGGCCGGCACCGGCGCGACCGCCCTCTACAACTGCGCCAACCCGCCCTACAACCGCTGGCCCCTCGACTGGCCGCCCCTGGCCGCCGCCTTCCTGCACGCCGCCCGCACCACCGGCGCGGTGCTGATCACCACCGGCAACCTGTACGTCTACGGCCCGCCGGACGGCCCCATGACCGAGCAGCACCCCCTGCGGCCGGCCGGCACGAAGGCCGGAGTCCGCGCCCGCATGTGGGAAGAAGCCCTCGCCGCCCACGAAGCCGGCGACCTGCGCACTGCCGAGATCCGCTCCTCGGACTACCTCGGAGCCGGCACCCAGACCCTGTTCAGCATCGCCGTCCTGCCCAAGATCCTGGCCGGCAAGCGCGCCGCCGTCCCCGCCGACCCCGACGCCCCGCACACCTGGACCCACGTCGCCGACGTCGCCCGCATGCTGGTAGCCGTCGCAGACGACGAACACGCCTGGGGCCGCGCCTGGCACACCCCCAGCCCCGCCCCGGCCTCCATCCGCGACCTGGCCACCGCCGCCGCCCGCCTCGCCGCCAAGCCAGAGCAGCCCCGCCTGTCCGCCCTGCCCGCCGCAATGCTCTGGCTCGGCGGCCTCACCGACCCGATCGTCCGCGAGATGCGCGAGACGCAGTACCAGTTCCGCAAGCCGTTCGTCATGGACTCCACAGCCGCCACCGAGCGCTTCGGCATACAGCCGACGCCGATCGAGGTCGGGCTGAAGGAGATGATCGCGGCGCCGAGGGTCACGGCCGCGCGGTGA
- a CDS encoding HoxN/HupN/NixA family nickel/cobalt transporter yields the protein MSVPANNPDRPVRNPSSAPLRWLRTDWLRFAGLLAVIVGMHVAAFGILAGLVAPHHYTVGKQVFGFGLGITAYTLGMRHAFDADHIAAIDNTTRKLMADGKRPVSVGFWFALGHSTIVVALAAAIAAGARQATDLTDDKSGTRQSLGVVSTTASGTFLYLIGILNLVALIGIYKVYKAMRRGEYDEAALTAQLDKRGFMNRILGRLTKSISRPGQMYPVGLLFGIGFDTATEVLLLALAGSSAAAGLPWYAILCLPLLFTAGMTLFDTLDGTFMNFAYHWAFSNPIRKVYYNLTITGLSVAVALIIGSVELVGVVHDQFGVVNPVTDWIANLNLNNVGFVIVGAFVAVWAAAIAYWKIARVEHRWDVTGQEP from the coding sequence GTGAGCGTGCCTGCGAACAACCCTGACCGGCCTGTCCGGAATCCGTCCTCGGCGCCGCTGCGCTGGCTCCGTACCGACTGGCTGCGCTTCGCCGGTCTGCTGGCGGTGATCGTGGGGATGCACGTCGCGGCGTTCGGGATCCTCGCCGGCCTGGTCGCCCCGCATCACTACACCGTCGGCAAGCAGGTCTTCGGATTCGGCCTCGGCATCACCGCCTACACCCTCGGCATGCGCCACGCGTTCGACGCCGACCACATAGCCGCGATCGACAACACCACGCGCAAGCTGATGGCCGACGGCAAGCGGCCGGTGTCCGTCGGATTCTGGTTCGCGCTCGGACACTCGACGATCGTCGTCGCGCTGGCCGCGGCGATCGCCGCCGGAGCCCGGCAGGCCACGGACCTCACCGACGACAAGTCCGGCACGCGGCAGTCGCTCGGCGTGGTGTCCACGACTGCCTCGGGCACCTTCCTGTACCTGATCGGCATCCTGAACCTGGTCGCGCTGATCGGGATCTACAAGGTGTACAAGGCGATGCGGCGCGGCGAGTACGACGAGGCCGCCCTGACCGCGCAGCTGGACAAGCGCGGCTTCATGAACCGGATCCTGGGCCGGCTCACCAAGTCCATCAGCCGCCCGGGCCAGATGTACCCGGTCGGACTGCTCTTCGGCATCGGCTTCGACACCGCCACCGAGGTGCTGCTGCTGGCCCTGGCCGGCTCCAGCGCCGCGGCCGGCCTGCCCTGGTACGCGATCCTGTGCCTGCCGCTGCTGTTCACCGCGGGCATGACCTTGTTCGACACCCTCGACGGCACCTTCATGAACTTCGCCTACCACTGGGCCTTCTCCAACCCGATCCGCAAGGTCTACTACAACCTCACCATCACCGGCCTGTCGGTGGCCGTCGCCCTGATCATCGGCAGCGTCGAGCTCGTCGGCGTGGTCCACGACCAGTTCGGCGTCGTCAACCCGGTCACCGACTGGATCGCGAACCTGAACCTGAACAATGTGGGGTTCGTCATCGTCGGCGCGTTCGTCGCCGTCTGGGCGGCCGCGATCGCCTATTGGAAGATCGCGCGGGTCGAACACCGGTGGGACGTCACTGGGCAGGAGCCGTAG
- a CDS encoding DsbA family protein, which produces MSMQGRRVGILATVVVVIGAAVGVGIAVSSNSAKPKAYVPLTDGSMVADKYANPANKATALAYGPATAPHTLTIFEDFRCPFCRALETGSASVYKAYAAKGTLRVLFHPVTLIDTKDNGSGSLQSGNAAACAATAGKFDEYHDVLFANQPDETTDGYSSTATLIALAKQVPGLDTPAFESCVNAGTYKGLVQQNWSDFNALQLQGTPTLMLDGKALTLPDNFWKASKDGASLAGSDPAVLRQVFQAAGLQAP; this is translated from the coding sequence ATGAGCATGCAAGGCCGCCGCGTGGGGATCCTCGCGACCGTCGTGGTGGTGATCGGCGCCGCGGTCGGAGTCGGGATCGCGGTGAGCTCGAACTCTGCCAAGCCGAAGGCCTACGTCCCGCTGACCGACGGCTCGATGGTCGCCGACAAGTATGCGAACCCTGCGAACAAGGCCACGGCCCTGGCCTACGGTCCGGCGACGGCCCCGCACACCTTGACGATCTTCGAGGACTTCCGCTGCCCCTTCTGCAGGGCGCTGGAGACCGGATCGGCGTCCGTGTACAAGGCGTACGCGGCGAAGGGGACCTTGCGGGTGCTGTTCCATCCGGTGACGCTGATCGACACCAAGGACAACGGCAGCGGCTCCTTGCAGTCCGGCAACGCCGCCGCCTGCGCCGCGACGGCCGGGAAGTTCGACGAGTACCACGACGTGCTGTTCGCCAACCAGCCGGACGAGACCACCGACGGCTACAGCAGCACCGCGACGCTGATCGCCTTGGCCAAGCAGGTGCCAGGCCTGGACACGCCGGCGTTCGAGTCCTGCGTGAACGCCGGCACCTACAAGGGCCTGGTACAGCAGAACTGGTCGGACTTCAACGCGCTGCAATTGCAGGGGACACCGACGCTGATGCTCGACGGCAAGGCCCTGACCCTGCCGGACAACTTCTGGAAGGCGTCCAAGGACGGCGCGTCGCTGGCCGGATCGGATCCGGCGGTGCTGCGGCAGGTGTTCCAGGCCGCGGGGCTTCAGGCGCCCTGA
- the zwf gene encoding glucose-6-phosphate dehydrogenase, giving the protein MSGSTRHSAEQDSGPTQPVANATQAADALVLFGITGDLAKKMLLPALYELVRKQSLDVPVVGVTRSGWTIERLREHAHDAVAAHGEVDEDAFSRFADLLRVARVDYDEPASFRSIAEQTRGSRFLAHYLAIPPNLYAKAAECLAEAGLADQARLIVEKPFGRDLESARTLQVELSEHFPEERLRRVDHYLGKDAIEDLLTIRFANTLLSELMHRHHVRGVQITMAEDFDVADRGGFYDGAGAVRDVVQNHMLQMLAYLVMEAPRTGAAADILDERARALRAVRTVQPDEYVRGQYEGYTDVHGVRPGSTTETYAALRTFVDTDRWAGVPFTLRTGKALPASATEIVVELHRAPFGYFHTACAQETGPNLIRLRISPDAGVIFDLLAQHEGDAETVDHVSAKTDFTYLTGSGTAAYELVLTDAVSGDPRRFTRMDMVEESWRIVGDLLDPKDAPTIYRKGSWGPPEAVDLTADGWR; this is encoded by the coding sequence ATGAGCGGATCCACGCGACACTCGGCGGAGCAGGACAGCGGACCGACCCAGCCCGTTGCGAACGCCACGCAAGCCGCCGACGCGCTCGTGCTGTTCGGCATCACCGGCGATCTCGCCAAGAAGATGCTGCTGCCCGCGCTCTACGAACTCGTCCGCAAGCAATCGCTGGACGTGCCCGTCGTGGGCGTCACCCGCAGCGGCTGGACCATCGAGCGTCTGCGCGAACACGCGCACGACGCGGTCGCGGCTCACGGCGAGGTCGACGAGGACGCCTTCTCACGCTTCGCCGACCTACTGCGCGTGGCGCGCGTCGACTACGACGAGCCCGCCAGCTTCCGTTCGATTGCCGAGCAGACGCGCGGGAGCCGTTTCCTCGCGCACTACCTGGCCATCCCGCCCAATCTGTACGCCAAGGCCGCCGAGTGCCTCGCGGAAGCCGGACTCGCCGACCAGGCCAGATTGATCGTGGAGAAGCCGTTCGGCCGCGACCTCGAGTCCGCGCGCACACTGCAGGTGGAACTCAGCGAGCACTTCCCCGAGGAGCGGCTCCGTCGTGTCGACCATTATCTCGGCAAGGACGCCATCGAGGACCTGCTGACGATCCGCTTCGCCAACACCCTGCTCAGCGAGCTCATGCACCGCCACCACGTGCGCGGCGTGCAGATCACCATGGCCGAGGACTTCGACGTGGCCGACCGCGGCGGCTTCTACGACGGGGCCGGTGCGGTGCGCGACGTCGTCCAGAACCACATGCTCCAGATGCTCGCTTATCTGGTCATGGAAGCCCCTCGCACCGGCGCGGCCGCCGACATCCTCGATGAGCGTGCCCGCGCTCTCAGGGCCGTGCGCACCGTTCAACCCGACGAGTACGTGCGCGGCCAGTACGAGGGCTACACGGACGTCCATGGCGTCCGGCCGGGGTCGACCACCGAGACGTACGCCGCGCTGCGCACCTTTGTGGACACCGACCGCTGGGCCGGCGTGCCGTTCACCCTGCGGACCGGCAAAGCCCTGCCCGCCTCGGCGACCGAGATCGTCGTCGAACTCCACAGAGCTCCGTTCGGCTACTTCCACACGGCCTGTGCGCAGGAGACAGGGCCGAACCTCATCCGCTTGCGGATCAGCCCCGACGCCGGGGTCATCTTCGATCTGCTCGCCCAACACGAGGGCGACGCGGAGACCGTCGACCACGTTTCGGCCAAGACCGACTTCACCTACCTGACCGGCAGCGGCACGGCGGCCTACGAACTCGTGCTCACCGACGCGGTCAGCGGTGACCCGCGACGCTTCACCCGGATGGACATGGTCGAGGAGTCCTGGCGCATCGTCGGCGATCTCCTCGACCCCAAGGACGCTCCCACCATCTACCGGAAAGGCAGCTGGGGACCCCCTGAAGCCGTCGATCTGACCGCGGACGGCTGGCGCTGA
- a CDS encoding NAD(P)H-dependent flavin oxidoreductase translates to MPTPVCELLGIEQPIVLAPMVAVPSLAAAVSNAGGLGMVTLTWSQDVGAVVRETAALTARPFCGNLVLTEDRHGRLDQALKAGLRIVSFFLGDPSGYIEQVHDAGGIVMHTVGTAEEARRAVASGVDVVVAQGWEAGGHVWGSVATLPLVPAVVDAVAPVPVIAAGGIGDARGVAAVLALGAQAAWLGTRFLLAEEMPIHQDYRRRVIAASETDPQRYPDLYSVGWPDSPHRALRNSTSDTWQAAGRPPLTQRPGVDDVIAHFASGEPIVRYEPAPPMAGTTGDIEALSMWAGQSVALAKKSQPAADIVAELTSHL, encoded by the coding sequence GTGCCCACACCCGTGTGTGAACTGCTGGGGATCGAGCAGCCGATCGTCCTGGCCCCCATGGTCGCGGTTCCCTCGCTGGCCGCGGCGGTTTCGAATGCCGGCGGGCTCGGCATGGTGACTCTGACATGGTCGCAGGACGTCGGAGCCGTGGTTCGTGAGACGGCGGCGCTGACCGCGCGGCCGTTCTGCGGCAACCTCGTGCTCACCGAAGATCGTCACGGTCGCCTGGACCAGGCCTTGAAGGCCGGCTTGCGGATCGTGTCGTTCTTCCTGGGTGATCCCAGCGGCTACATCGAGCAGGTCCACGACGCCGGGGGGATCGTCATGCACACCGTCGGCACCGCCGAGGAGGCGCGGCGGGCAGTCGCATCCGGCGTGGACGTGGTCGTCGCGCAGGGCTGGGAGGCCGGCGGGCACGTGTGGGGCAGCGTCGCGACGCTGCCGCTGGTGCCGGCTGTGGTGGACGCGGTGGCGCCGGTGCCGGTGATCGCGGCCGGCGGGATCGGTGACGCCCGAGGAGTCGCGGCGGTGCTGGCGCTGGGCGCCCAGGCCGCGTGGCTGGGCACACGATTCCTGCTGGCTGAGGAGATGCCGATCCACCAGGACTACCGGCGCCGGGTGATCGCCGCTTCCGAGACCGATCCGCAGCGGTACCCCGACCTGTACTCGGTCGGGTGGCCCGACTCTCCCCACCGCGCGCTCCGCAACTCGACCTCCGACACCTGGCAGGCCGCAGGCCGCCCGCCGCTCACGCAGCGTCCGGGAGTAGACGACGTGATCGCCCACTTCGCCTCCGGCGAACCGATCGTGCGCTACGAGCCGGCACCGCCGATGGCCGGGACCACCGGTGACATCGAGGCGCTTTCGATGTGGGCCGGACAAAGCGTCGCACTGGCGAAGAAGTCACAGCCGGCGGCGGACATCGTGGCCGAGCTCACCTCTCACCTGTAG
- a CDS encoding redoxin domain-containing protein: MRSDIVPGGTFPDYALPDHTGTVRTLSEIQGRDPLILTLARGNYCPKEHRQHLELAENYAKIAVGYTQVATIATDDHHTLQEFRASVGAQWPFLSDPERTVQKDLDIQEYTDPDHNPMIPHTLVLKPGLVIHSIYNGYWFWGRPSFYDLWHDLRTATAEIRPDWDLSTPGLHEAWEAGDYSKFHGWDRRSPGSRPTSYVEPSKG; the protein is encoded by the coding sequence GTGCGTTCCGACATCGTCCCTGGTGGGACTTTCCCCGATTATGCGCTGCCCGATCACACCGGCACCGTCCGCACGCTGAGCGAGATCCAGGGCCGGGACCCGTTGATCCTGACGCTGGCGCGTGGCAACTACTGCCCGAAAGAGCACCGGCAGCACCTTGAGCTGGCCGAGAACTATGCCAAGATCGCGGTGGGGTATACCCAGGTGGCCACGATCGCCACCGACGACCATCACACGCTGCAGGAGTTCCGCGCCTCGGTGGGCGCCCAGTGGCCTTTCCTGTCCGACCCTGAGCGGACCGTCCAGAAGGATCTGGACATCCAGGAGTACACCGACCCCGACCACAACCCGATGATCCCGCACACGCTTGTGCTCAAGCCGGGACTTGTCATCCACAGCATCTACAACGGTTACTGGTTCTGGGGGCGCCCGTCGTTCTACGACCTGTGGCACGACCTGCGCACGGCGACCGCCGAGATCCGCCCGGACTGGGATCTGAGCACTCCGGGGCTGCACGAGGCGTGGGAGGCCGGGGACTACTCGAAGTTCCACGGATGGGACCGGCGGTCCCCCGGGTCGAGGCCGACCTCGTACGTCGAGCCGAGCAAGGGGTGA
- a CDS encoding VOC family protein: MDMKLEVVVLPVADVDRAKDFYTGLAWRLDADVSTDDSFRVVQLTPPGSPSSVIFGKSVTEQAPGTAQGLHLVVDDIEAARDELKRGGAQPSEVFHDAGGVFHHGGTDARVSGPAPKRSSYGSFLSFSDPDGNGWLVQEITTRLPGRLDPSVTTFSSATDLANALRRAAAAHGEHETRTGAEDPNWPDWYARYMVSEQAGSELPT; this comes from the coding sequence ATGGACATGAAACTGGAAGTCGTCGTGCTGCCGGTCGCGGACGTGGACCGGGCCAAGGACTTCTACACGGGACTGGCCTGGCGGCTGGATGCCGACGTCAGCACCGACGACTCCTTCCGGGTGGTGCAGCTGACGCCGCCCGGTTCCCCGTCGTCGGTCATCTTCGGCAAGTCCGTCACGGAGCAGGCTCCAGGTACCGCGCAGGGCCTGCACCTGGTCGTCGACGACATCGAGGCGGCGCGCGACGAGCTCAAGCGGGGCGGGGCCCAGCCAAGCGAGGTGTTCCACGACGCAGGCGGCGTCTTCCACCACGGCGGTACCGACGCCCGGGTGTCCGGGCCGGCCCCGAAGCGCAGCAGCTACGGCTCGTTCCTGTCTTTCAGCGACCCCGATGGGAACGGCTGGCTCGTGCAGGAGATCACGACCCGGCTGCCCGGTCGCCTGGACCCTTCGGTCACTACGTTCTCCTCTGCCACGGACCTGGCTAATGCGCTGCGCCGTGCGGCGGCTGCGCACGGCGAACATGAGACGCGCACCGGCGCGGAGGACCCGAACTGGCCGGACTGGTACGCGCGCTACATGGTCAGCGAACAGGCCGGGAGCGAGCTGCCGACGTAG
- a CDS encoding SDR family NAD(P)-dependent oxidoreductase translates to MSTTKKVAIVTGASQGIGAALAQAFRQRGYLLVAVARSMPASEDPGVLAVSGDLSQPGTGARIVEQTMARFGRIDTLVNNAGVYVEKPFTDYTDADYNLMTGVNLRGFFDVTRAAIPAMLAGGDGGHVVCVSTSLVDRANARIPAALASLTKGGLVAVTRELAIEYAARGIRANAVSLGVIRTPMNPDSPGGELAALHPLGRMGEIDDVVEAIMYLEQAPFVTGEILHVDGGQSAGF, encoded by the coding sequence ATGAGCACGACGAAGAAGGTTGCCATCGTCACCGGTGCGTCGCAGGGTATCGGTGCGGCCCTCGCACAGGCGTTCCGCCAACGGGGGTACCTGCTCGTCGCGGTCGCCCGATCAATGCCGGCGTCCGAGGATCCGGGCGTCCTCGCCGTTTCCGGCGACCTGTCGCAGCCGGGGACCGGCGCCAGGATCGTCGAGCAGACGATGGCCCGGTTCGGCCGGATCGACACACTGGTGAACAACGCCGGGGTGTACGTCGAGAAGCCTTTCACCGACTACACCGACGCCGACTACAACCTGATGACCGGCGTCAACCTGCGCGGCTTCTTCGACGTCACGCGCGCCGCCATCCCCGCGATGCTCGCCGGCGGCGACGGCGGCCACGTGGTGTGCGTGTCCACGTCGCTGGTCGACCGGGCCAACGCGCGCATCCCCGCAGCACTCGCCTCGCTGACCAAGGGTGGACTCGTCGCGGTCACCAGGGAACTGGCCATCGAGTACGCGGCCCGCGGCATCCGCGCCAACGCCGTCTCGCTCGGCGTCATCCGAACCCCGATGAACCCCGACAGCCCGGGCGGCGAACTGGCCGCGCTGCACCCGCTGGGGCGGATGGGCGAGATCGACGACGTCGTCGAGGCGATCATGTATCTGGAGCAGGCCCCGTTCGTCACCGGCGAGATCCTGCATGTCGACGGCGGCCAGAGCGCCGGTTTCTGA